In Rhizobium sp. WSM4643, the following are encoded in one genomic region:
- a CDS encoding threonine ammonia-lyase, whose amino-acid sequence MASIEMIVAARARLRGHITRTPLLSSPFLNEIAGRRLFVKAECLQHSGSFKFRGGWSAVSGLDPAVRSKGVIAFSSGNHAQGVALAAKLHNVPSVIIMPSDAPKLKIANTRAFGAEVVLYDRVTEDRDEIGARLSAERGLTLIKPFDEPLVIAGQGTTGLEISEQAGEEGVTSAEVLVPCGGGGLTSGIALALEASSPGFRVRPCEPRDFDDTTRSLASGKIERNAAVSGSICDAIVTPQPGNITFPILKRLAGAGIVVTDEEALRAMALAFSRLKIVVEPGGAVALAAALFHGDALESDTVIAVTSGGNVDADIFAMALERFG is encoded by the coding sequence GCCAGCATTGAAATGATTGTCGCAGCCCGCGCCCGTCTGCGCGGTCATATCACGCGTACGCCGCTTCTCTCCTCGCCTTTCCTCAATGAGATCGCCGGCCGGCGCCTGTTCGTGAAGGCGGAATGTCTGCAGCATTCCGGCTCGTTCAAGTTTCGCGGCGGCTGGTCGGCCGTCTCCGGCCTCGATCCGGCCGTGCGCTCGAAAGGCGTTATCGCCTTCTCCTCCGGCAACCACGCCCAGGGTGTTGCGCTTGCGGCCAAGCTGCACAATGTCCCCTCTGTCATCATCATGCCGAGCGATGCGCCGAAGCTGAAGATCGCCAACACCCGCGCCTTCGGCGCCGAAGTGGTGCTTTACGACCGCGTCACCGAGGATCGCGACGAGATCGGCGCGAGACTTTCGGCCGAGCGTGGGCTGACGCTGATCAAGCCCTTTGACGAACCGCTTGTCATTGCCGGTCAGGGCACGACCGGTCTTGAAATCTCCGAGCAGGCTGGAGAGGAAGGCGTGACATCAGCCGAAGTCCTGGTTCCCTGCGGCGGCGGCGGATTGACCTCCGGCATCGCGCTCGCCCTTGAAGCCAGTTCTCCCGGCTTTCGCGTCCGTCCCTGCGAGCCCAGGGATTTCGACGACACCACCCGCTCGTTGGCCTCCGGCAAGATCGAACGCAACGCGGCGGTATCGGGCTCGATCTGCGATGCGATCGTTACGCCGCAGCCGGGCAACATCACCTTCCCGATCCTCAAGCGCCTCGCCGGCGCCGGCATTGTTGTTACCGACGAGGAGGCGCTGCGCGCCATGGCACTCGCCTTCTCGCGGTTGAAGATCGTCGTCGAGCCCGGCGGCGCGGTGGCACTTGCCGCCGCCCTCTTCCATGGCGATGCTCTGGAAAGCGACACGGTCATCGCCGTCACCTCCGGCGGCAATGTCGATGCCGATATCTTCGCCATGGCTCTGGAACGGTTCGGCTGA
- a CDS encoding phytanoyl-CoA dioxygenase family protein, translated as MTSDVYPIAPRAAQIEQFIEDGFTRVDGAFPRELAREARAIMWRDIPFAADDPNTWTRPVVRLAGYGGGPFEKAVNTPVLHSAFDQLVGKGRWEPRNGLGSFPVRFPHPDDPGDAGWHVDLSFPGEDSDPDEQRDFSAWRVNINSRGRALLMLFLFSDVGEEDAPTRIRVGSHKDIARLLAPAGEAGMAHLWLEHVGEERPLALATGQAGTVYLCHPFLIHAAQMHRGQEPRFMAQPGLVPSEPLRLERQDGAYSPVEIAIRRALHDHSI; from the coding sequence ATGACATCAGATGTTTATCCGATAGCGCCGCGTGCCGCGCAGATCGAGCAATTCATCGAAGACGGCTTCACCAGGGTCGACGGCGCCTTTCCCCGCGAATTGGCCAGGGAAGCCCGTGCCATCATGTGGCGTGACATTCCCTTCGCTGCGGATGATCCAAACACGTGGACGCGGCCGGTCGTGCGGCTTGCCGGTTATGGCGGCGGGCCGTTCGAGAAAGCCGTCAACACGCCGGTATTGCATTCGGCCTTCGACCAACTCGTCGGCAAAGGGCGCTGGGAGCCGCGCAATGGACTTGGCAGTTTCCCTGTCCGCTTTCCCCATCCCGATGATCCCGGCGATGCCGGTTGGCATGTCGATCTGAGCTTTCCCGGCGAGGATTCCGATCCGGATGAGCAGCGGGACTTTTCCGCCTGGCGGGTGAATATCAACTCGCGCGGGCGGGCGTTGCTGATGCTCTTCCTGTTCTCGGATGTCGGGGAGGAAGATGCGCCGACCCGTATCCGTGTCGGTTCGCACAAGGATATCGCTCGCCTTCTGGCGCCGGCGGGCGAAGCGGGAATGGCGCATCTCTGGCTGGAGCATGTCGGGGAAGAGCGGCCGCTGGCGTTGGCAACAGGGCAGGCGGGCACAGTCTATCTATGCCATCCATTCCTCATCCATGCGGCGCAGATGCATCGCGGCCAGGAGCCTCGTTTTATGGCGCAGCCCGGCCTTGTGCCTTCCGAACCTCTTCGGCTTGAACGGCAGGACGGCGCCTATTCGCCGGTCGAGATCGCAATCCGCCGGGCGCTTCACGATCACTCTATCTGA
- a CDS encoding LysR substrate-binding domain-containing protein: protein MRRTIFDLDVLRTFSTGMELGNFAKAAERLGRSTSAVSAQLKKLEEQAGTPIFRKAGRGLALTDAGETMLGYARRLLELNDEAAAAVNNVELEGWVRLGLQEDFGETLLPDVLGRFARAHPKVRIEARVVRNAELLQRVTSGKLDLALAWSDGTLTAHCERIGEVPMRWIGPAEGQPGWQAASGEPMPLASLEAPCLLRSAATKALDEAGISWRLAFVSPSLGGLWAATAAGLGLTIRTPIGLPAKVRPLAPGTIGLPDLPKLGLVLHRAEAEPQPAAARLAELVLQSVHGALHGVVA from the coding sequence TGTGCTTCGAACCTTTTCGACCGGCATGGAGCTTGGCAATTTCGCCAAGGCGGCCGAGCGGCTCGGGCGTTCGACCTCGGCAGTGAGTGCGCAGCTGAAGAAGCTGGAGGAGCAGGCGGGCACGCCGATCTTCCGCAAGGCGGGTCGCGGGCTGGCGCTGACCGATGCCGGCGAGACGATGCTCGGTTATGCCAGGCGGCTGCTGGAACTCAACGACGAGGCGGCTGCCGCCGTCAACAACGTCGAGCTGGAAGGCTGGGTGCGGCTCGGCCTGCAGGAGGACTTTGGCGAGACCCTGCTGCCGGATGTGCTCGGTCGCTTTGCGCGTGCGCACCCGAAGGTCCGAATCGAAGCGCGGGTGGTGCGAAATGCCGAGCTGCTTCAGCGCGTCACATCGGGCAAGCTCGATCTGGCGCTTGCCTGGAGCGATGGCACGCTGACGGCGCATTGCGAGCGGATCGGCGAAGTGCCGATGCGCTGGATCGGACCTGCCGAGGGACAGCCGGGCTGGCAAGCGGCAAGCGGCGAGCCGATGCCGCTCGCTTCGTTGGAGGCGCCGTGTCTGCTGCGCAGCGCGGCGACCAAGGCACTTGATGAGGCGGGCATCTCCTGGCGGCTCGCCTTCGTCAGTCCCAGTCTCGGCGGTCTCTGGGCCGCGACGGCGGCGGGCCTCGGCCTCACCATCCGCACGCCGATCGGCCTGCCGGCGAAGGTCCGGCCGCTGGCGCCGGGGACAATCGGCCTGCCTGATTTGCCGAAGCTCGGTCTGGTTCTGCATCGGGCGGAAGCCGAACCGCAGCCGGCTGCGGCGCGGCTTGCCGAACTCGTGCTTCAGTCGGTGCATGGCGCGTTGCATGGGGTGGTGGCATGA